The following are from one region of the Streptomyces brevispora genome:
- a CDS encoding aquaporin, protein MTAELWRRSAAEAIGTALLVIFGAGSFVAALVVGKGQLGYAAIEIIGFSFAFVIAAAVYVFGPISGARSGDRRRRRRRGLCVRCAPSNVHTAARTNTRSRITPRHDFQHMLHSRKPVRPNKIGRRTRWLTEGVEGITFPWEAARRARVRCDREIPP, encoded by the coding sequence ATGACCGCGGAGCTGTGGCGGCGGTCGGCCGCGGAGGCGATCGGCACCGCGCTACTGGTGATCTTCGGGGCGGGCTCGTTCGTAGCCGCCTTGGTGGTGGGCAAGGGCCAGCTGGGCTACGCCGCGATAGAGATCATCGGTTTCTCGTTCGCTTTCGTCATCGCCGCTGCCGTCTACGTGTTCGGCCCCATCTCCGGGGCGCGGTCCGGTGATCGGCGCCGTCGTCGCCGTCGCGGCCTATGTGTTCGTTGCGCACCCTCAAACGTCCACACCGCCGCCCGGACGAACACCCGAAGCCGAATAACACCCCGGCATGACTTTCAGCACATGCTGCACTCCAGGAAGCCCGTGCGCCCCAACAAGATCGGTCGCCGAACCAGATGGCTAACAGAAGGCGTGGAGGGCATCACGTTTCCCTGGGAGGCAGCACGGAGAGCACGCGTACGATGTGATCGCGAAATTCCTCCATGA
- a CDS encoding glutathione-independent formaldehyde dehydrogenase, protein MKAVVYKEPFKVAVEEVDDPRIQDPTDALVRVTTTAICGSDLHMYEGRTAAEAGIVFGHENMGIVEEAGQGVASVKPGDRVSMPFNVACGFCRNCLAGRTAFCLTVNPGFAGGAYGYVAMGPYTGGQAEYLRVPFADFNCLQLPPGTEHEDDFAMLADIFPTGYHATELAQVSPGDTVVVSGAGPVGLMAAYSALLRGASKVFSVDKVPSRLALAEQIGAIPVDYSKVDAVEQITEQTNGNGADKGIDAVGYQATVQEGEEQPAIVLNSLVQTVRATGMLGVVGLYVPSDPGAPNEDAAHGRLLFNIGKFWEKGLQMATGQANVKAYNQQLRDLIIAGRAKPSFVVSKRLPLEKAPDAYQRFDKREDGYSKVVLEPHPKAA, encoded by the coding sequence ATGAAAGCCGTCGTTTACAAGGAACCGTTCAAGGTCGCCGTCGAAGAGGTCGACGACCCCCGCATCCAGGACCCCACCGACGCCCTGGTCCGGGTCACCACGACCGCGATCTGCGGCTCCGACCTGCACATGTACGAGGGCCGCACCGCCGCGGAGGCCGGGATCGTTTTCGGGCACGAGAACATGGGGATCGTCGAGGAGGCCGGCCAGGGCGTTGCCAGCGTCAAGCCGGGTGATCGGGTGAGCATGCCGTTCAACGTCGCCTGCGGCTTCTGCAGGAACTGCCTGGCCGGCCGTACCGCCTTCTGCCTGACCGTCAACCCCGGCTTCGCTGGGGGTGCCTACGGCTATGTGGCCATGGGCCCGTACACCGGCGGGCAGGCGGAGTACCTGCGAGTGCCGTTCGCCGACTTCAACTGCCTGCAGCTGCCGCCCGGCACCGAGCACGAGGACGACTTCGCGATGCTCGCCGACATCTTCCCCACCGGGTACCACGCCACCGAGCTGGCCCAGGTCAGCCCGGGCGACACGGTAGTGGTGTCCGGCGCTGGTCCGGTGGGGCTGATGGCCGCCTACTCGGCACTGTTGCGGGGAGCATCGAAGGTGTTCAGCGTCGACAAGGTGCCGAGCCGCCTAGCGCTGGCCGAGCAGATCGGCGCCATCCCCGTTGATTACAGCAAGGTCGACGCCGTCGAGCAGATCACCGAGCAGACCAACGGGAACGGTGCCGACAAGGGCATCGATGCCGTTGGCTACCAGGCCACCGTGCAGGAGGGCGAGGAGCAGCCGGCGATCGTGCTCAACAGCCTCGTTCAGACCGTCCGGGCCACCGGCATGCTCGGCGTAGTCGGCCTGTACGTACCCTCCGACCCCGGCGCGCCGAACGAGGACGCCGCGCACGGCCGGCTGCTGTTCAACATCGGCAAGTTCTGGGAGAAGGGACTGCAGATGGCCACCGGCCAGGCCAACGTCAAGGCCTACAACCAGCAGCTGCGCGACCTCATCATCGCCGGCCGGGCCAAGCCGAGCTTCGTCGTCTCCAAGCGGCTGCCACTGGAGAAGGCCCCGGACGCCTACCAACGATTCGACAAGCGTGAGGACGGCTACTCGAAGGTCGTCCTCGAGCCCCACCCAAAGGCCGCCTGA
- a CDS encoding NADPH-dependent FMN reductase, with amino-acid sequence MTKYKVGYIVGSLATHSINRTLSQALIRLAPPDLEFDEIPIKDLPLYSYDYDSDFPVEGRKLKSSIISVDAILFVTPEYNRSIPGALKNAIDWASRPWGDNSFTHKPSAVIGASPGAIGTAIAQQSLRSVLSYCNSPQMNAPEAYIRFRPEVFTEDGQVTNSDTEEFLRRFMEEFRDHIVRVLSVLPPRET; translated from the coding sequence ATGACCAAGTACAAGGTCGGCTACATAGTAGGAAGCCTGGCGACTCACTCCATCAACCGAACGCTCTCCCAAGCCTTGATCCGGCTGGCCCCACCAGACTTGGAGTTCGATGAGATTCCGATCAAGGACCTTCCGCTCTACAGCTACGACTACGACAGTGACTTTCCTGTCGAGGGCAGGAAACTCAAGTCTTCCATCATTTCCGTCGACGCCATTCTGTTCGTTACCCCGGAATACAATCGATCAATCCCCGGCGCCCTGAAGAACGCCATCGACTGGGCCAGCCGTCCCTGGGGCGACAATTCATTCACGCACAAACCGTCCGCGGTGATCGGAGCCTCCCCCGGCGCCATCGGGACAGCCATCGCCCAGCAGAGCCTTCGCAGCGTCCTCAGCTACTGCAACTCTCCGCAAATGAACGCGCCCGAGGCCTACATCAGATTCAGACCGGAGGTGTTCACGGAAGATGGCCAGGTCACCAATAGCGACACGGAAGAATTCCTGCGGCGCTTCATGGAGGAATTTCGCGATCACATCGTACGCGTGCTCTCCGTGCTGCCTCCCAGGGAAACGTGA